In one Candidatus Palibaumannia cicadellinicola genomic region, the following are encoded:
- the gshB gene encoding glutathione synthase, producing the protein MIKLGIIMDPIQSINIKKDTSFALLLEAQTRGYKIYYMEINYLYLRGGDARAYCRLLSVKNDCQNWYSFYGEEEIDLRDLDVILMRKNPPINTEFIYCTYILEYAEKHGTLIINKPQSLRDCNEKIFPLLFQVYTPETLVSQRNEDIRAFLQQYNDIIIKPLNSMGGQSVFRIKNTDPNLSVIIETLTNNNKKFCMAQIYLPSIEDGDKRVFVIDGKPVPYCLARIPNKGETRANLVAGGYGEARALSKIDWEIAHSLGPVLKQKGLMFVGLDIIGNKLTEINITSPTCVLEIEAMFKISITGMLMDAIEKHIKTI; encoded by the coding sequence ATGATTAAGTTAGGGATCATTATGGATCCAATTCAATCAATTAATATAAAAAAAGACACTAGCTTTGCCCTTTTGCTTGAAGCTCAAACACGTGGCTATAAAATATATTATATGGAAATTAATTATCTTTATTTACGTGGTGGAGATGCACGAGCTTATTGTCGATTACTTTCAGTAAAAAATGATTGTCAAAATTGGTATTCTTTTTATGGAGAAGAAGAGATAGATTTAAGAGATCTCGATGTTATCTTAATGCGTAAAAATCCACCAATAAATACAGAATTTATTTATTGTACTTATATTCTTGAATATGCTGAAAAACACGGTACACTAATTATAAATAAACCACAAAGTTTACGTGATTGTAATGAAAAAATATTTCCCTTATTGTTTCAAGTTTATACTCCTGAGACACTAGTTAGTCAACGTAATGAAGATATTAGAGCATTTTTGCAACAATATAATGATATTATCATAAAACCACTAAATAGTATGGGAGGTCAATCAGTTTTTCGTATTAAAAATACTGATCCTAATCTATCAGTTATAATTGAAACTTTGACTAATAATAACAAAAAGTTTTGTATGGCACAAATCTATCTTCCATCGATCGAAGATGGAGATAAACGAGTATTTGTTATTGATGGAAAACCAGTACCATATTGTTTAGCACGGATTCCTAACAAAGGCGAAACACGCGCTAACTTAGTAGCTGGTGGATACGGAGAAGCTCGTGCACTATCAAAAATAGACTGGGAAATTGCTCATAGTTTAGGACCAGTACTAAAACAAAAAGGTTTAATGTTTGTAGGTCTAGATATTATTGGTAATAAATTAACAGAGATAAATATAACTAGTCCGACTTGTGTATTAGAAATAGAAGCTATGTTTAAAATTTCTATTACAGGCATGCTCATGGATGCGATTGAAAAACATATTAAGACTATTTAA
- a CDS encoding Fe-Mn family superoxide dismutase has translation MKFILPTLQYKFDALEPFIDKQTMEIHYTKHHQTYINNANNILETLPQLAHLSVDELIQKLDQVPLDKQTILRNNAGGHANHSLFWKCLKQGTTLQGKLKTIIERDFGDINKFKKTFESTAMTCFGSGWTWLVKKDKILSIVSTANQDNPLMGNVFTNTSGFPILGLDVWEHAYYLKYQNRRCDYIESFWNVVNWDEVAIRFDLV, from the coding sequence ATGAAATTTATTCTACCAACGTTACAATATAAATTTGATGCATTAGAACCATTTATTGATAAACAAACAATGGAAATACATTATACTAAACATCATCAAACCTATATTAATAATGCTAATAATATATTAGAAACATTACCTCAATTAGCACATTTATCAGTTGATGAACTCATTCAAAAATTAGATCAAGTTCCACTTGATAAACAAACGATACTACGAAACAATGCTGGTGGACATGCAAATCATAGTTTATTCTGGAAATGTTTAAAACAAGGTACAACCCTTCAAGGTAAATTAAAAACAATAATTGAACGTGATTTTGGTGATATAAATAAATTTAAAAAAACTTTTGAAAGCACTGCAATGACTTGTTTTGGTTCAGGATGGACCTGGTTAGTTAAAAAAGATAAGATCTTATCTATAGTTTCTACAGCTAATCAAGACAATCCATTAATGGGTAATGTATTTACTAATACATCAGGTTTTCCAATATTAGGTCTGGATGTTTGGGAACATGCTTATTATCTCAAGTATCAAAATCGTCGTTGTGATTATATTGAATCTTTTTGGAATGTAGTTAATTGGGACGAAGTAGCTATTCGTTTTGATTTAGTTTAA
- the nfuA gene encoding Fe-S biogenesis protein NfuA: MIFITNAAQKYFVQLLKKKKTGTQIRIFVMNPGRYNAECGISYCPTEEIEVNDLQLKFDEFIAYIDEYSAPYLKDAEIDLIDDKLGIQLTLKTPNIKIPEIDCQASLVERVKHVLCVDINPQLASHGGNITLIEITPDMFALLQFSGGCHGCSMVHHTLKENIEKKLLEMFPQLQGVQDITEHNHGEHSYY, translated from the coding sequence ATGATATTTATTACCAATGCTGCTCAAAAATATTTTGTTCAATTACTTAAGAAAAAAAAAACAGGTACTCAAATACGTATATTTGTTATGAATCCAGGTCGCTATAATGCGGAATGTGGTATTTCTTATTGTCCAACAGAAGAAATAGAAGTAAATGATTTACAATTAAAGTTTGATGAATTTATAGCTTATATTGATGAGTATAGTGCACCTTATCTCAAAGATGCTGAGATTGATTTAATTGATGATAAACTAGGCATTCAATTAACTTTAAAGACACCTAATATCAAAATTCCTGAAATAGATTGTCAAGCTTCATTAGTAGAGCGTGTGAAGCATGTACTATGTGTTGATATAAATCCTCAGCTTGCAAGTCATGGTGGAAATATTACACTAATAGAAATTACTCCAGATATGTTTGCTCTTTTGCAATTTTCTGGTGGATGTCATGGATGTTCAATGGTACATCATACATTAAAAGAAAACATAGAAAAAAAACTATTAGAAATGTTTCCTCAACTACAAGGTGTACAAGATATTACTGAACATAATCATGGAGAACATTCTTACTATTAA
- the bioH gene encoding pimeloyl-ACP methyl ester esterase BioH — MKNLVLLHGWGLNAKVWSCISSQLADHFNLYIIDLPGYGKNDCYTSLTLIQIAEIIVNQIPTKTLLLGWSLGGLVATQLAYLWPEKILGLIIVASSPCFCATEEWPGISHKTLSNFYHQLNTNFIKAINDFISLQTINTHSAYRDACWLKQIIFSQQKLSVNILNIGLKLLFSSDLRHILSKLDLPLLRMYGKLDMLVPVHTVPLIDKICLSNYRSIIFEKAAHVPFLSHTELFCNELLLFNKLLN, encoded by the coding sequence ATGAAAAATTTAGTTTTGTTACATGGATGGGGATTAAATGCAAAAGTATGGTCTTGTATTTCTTCGCAGTTAGCAGATCATTTTAATTTATATATTATTGATTTGCCAGGTTATGGTAAAAATGATTGTTATACATCTCTTACTTTAATACAAATAGCAGAAATAATAGTCAATCAAATACCTACTAAAACTTTATTACTTGGTTGGTCACTAGGTGGACTAGTAGCGACTCAGCTTGCTTACTTATGGCCAGAAAAAATACTAGGTCTGATTATTGTAGCTTCTTCACCATGTTTTTGTGCGACAGAAGAATGGCCTGGGATTAGTCATAAAACTTTAAGCAATTTTTATCATCAACTAAATACGAATTTTATTAAAGCGATCAATGACTTTATCAGCTTACAAACTATAAATACTCATTCAGCATATAGAGATGCTTGTTGGTTAAAACAAATCATATTTTCTCAGCAAAAACTATCTGTTAATATATTAAATATTGGCTTAAAATTATTATTTTCTAGTGATTTACGTCATATTTTAAGTAAATTAGATTTACCATTATTACGTATGTATGGTAAACTAGATATGTTAGTACCAGTACATACAGTACCTTTAATTGATAAAATTTGTCTTTCTAACTATCGTAGTATAATTTTTGAAAAAGCTGCTCATGTTCCATTTTTATCTCATACAGAATTGTTCTGTAATGAATTATTATTGTTTAATAAATTATTAAATTAA
- the zur gene encoding zinc uptake transcriptional repressor Zur, with the protein MNVVIQRKLLSQAEKLCVQRNVRMTPQRLEVLRLMIKQNNAISAYELLNLLRHSEPQAKPPTIYRALDFLIDQKFIHRVESTNSFMLCHYFTDPLHTSAFFICDKCGQVTEKAAEKIKHLLQSMATQASFAISHNIVEAHGLCTQCVVHTL; encoded by the coding sequence ATGAATGTAGTTATACAACGTAAATTACTTAGTCAAGCAGAAAAATTATGCGTACAACGTAATGTACGTATGACACCTCAACGACTAGAAGTATTACGCTTAATGATTAAACAAAATAATGCTATTAGTGCCTATGAATTACTTAATTTATTACGTCATTCAGAACCACAAGCTAAACCACCAACGATCTATCGTGCATTAGATTTTTTAATAGATCAAAAATTTATTCATAGAGTAGAATCAACAAATAGTTTTATGCTTTGTCATTATTTTACTGATCCTTTACATACTTCAGCTTTTTTTATTTGTGATAAATGTGGTCAAGTTACTGAAAAAGCCGCTGAGAAGATAAAACATCTTTTGCAAAGTATGGCTACTCAAGCTAGTTTTGCTATATCTCATAATATAGTAGAAGCACATGGTTTATGCACACAATGTGTGGTACATACTTTATAA
- the tusD gene encoding sulfurtransferase complex subunit TusD produces the protein MSNTINTIFPKKLDYCLLITGPAYGNQRASSALQFAEALLNCGHGINTIFFYQDGVYNANYFIAPANDEINLVQSWLKFAAKYKVSLNLCVSAGLRRGITETTQSLQLDKFGDNLQPGFNLSGLSSLAEAILKCDRLIQF, from the coding sequence TTGAGTAATACTATTAATACCATATTTCCTAAAAAATTAGATTATTGTCTACTCATTACTGGTCCTGCTTATGGTAACCAACGTGCTAGTAGTGCTTTACAGTTTGCAGAAGCACTATTAAATTGTGGTCATGGTATTAATACCATCTTTTTTTATCAAGATGGAGTATATAATGCTAACTATTTTATAGCTCCTGCTAATGATGAAATCAATTTAGTACAATCTTGGCTAAAATTTGCAGCAAAATATAAGGTATCATTAAATTTATGTGTCTCTGCTGGATTACGTCGTGGTATTACTGAGACTACACAGTCCTTACAGCTTGATAAATTTGGAGATAATCTACAGCCTGGTTTTAACTTAAGTGGTCTTAGTTCTTTAGCAGAAGCTATACTCAAATGTGATCGTTTAATTCAATTTTAG
- the tusC gene encoding sulfurtransferase complex subunit TusC, protein MKNIACIFTHGPHGNTTGREGLDALLAISAFCELLGVFFIGDGVLLLLTNQQPEQILMKNFVPLFNILPLYDINRLYLYADSAIERGFDINVDLILDVEWLPADIWNKNLYSYDHIITF, encoded by the coding sequence ATGAAAAATATTGCTTGTATTTTTACTCATGGACCACACGGTAATACTACTGGACGTGAAGGATTAGATGCTTTGTTAGCTATATCAGCGTTTTGTGAGTTATTAGGAGTATTTTTTATTGGAGATGGAGTTTTATTATTATTGACAAATCAGCAACCAGAACAAATTTTGATGAAAAATTTTGTTCCTTTATTTAATATATTACCTTTATATGATATTAATCGTTTATATTTATATGCTGATTCAGCAATAGAGCGAGGTTTTGATATTAATGTAGATTTAATCTTAGACGTCGAATGGTTACCAGCAGATATTTGGAATAAGAATTTATATTCTTATGATCATATTATAACATTCTAA
- the tusB gene encoding sulfurtransferase complex subunit TusB, whose protein sequence is MLYTLSYSPYDCDIATLLRTIRLKADLLLWADGVIAGLKNSPILYMLKTAPLTLYALKNDILARGLYDYFSYDILIINYTEFVTLTEKNQQQIAW, encoded by the coding sequence ATGCTTTATACTCTAAGCTACTCTCCTTATGATTGCGATATAGCAACACTATTACGTACGATAAGATTAAAAGCTGATCTTTTGCTCTGGGCAGATGGTGTTATAGCAGGATTAAAGAATTCACCAATACTATACATGTTAAAAACTGCACCTTTAACACTATATGCATTGAAAAATGATATTTTAGCCCGAGGATTATATGATTATTTTTCATATGATATTTTAATTATTAATTATACTGAATTTGTAACTTTAACTGAAAAAAATCAACAACAAATAGCTTGGTAA
- the rpsL gene encoding 30S ribosomal protein S12 yields the protein MTTINQLVRHPRTMKVVKNNVPALERCPQKRGVCTRVYTTTPKKPNSALRKVCRVRLTNGFEVTSYIGGEGHNLQEHSVILIRGGRVKDLPGVRYHTLRGALDCSGVKDRKKSRSKYGVKKQKN from the coding sequence ATGACAACAATTAACCAATTAGTGCGACATCCGCGCACTATGAAAGTGGTAAAAAATAATGTTCCAGCATTAGAACGCTGTCCACAAAAACGTGGTGTATGTACTCGTGTATATACTACTACTCCAAAAAAACCAAATTCTGCTCTACGTAAAGTATGTCGTGTTCGTCTGACTAATGGTTTCGAAGTTACTTCCTACATAGGAGGAGAAGGTCATAATTTACAAGAGCATTCAGTTATATTAATTCGTGGTGGGCGTGTAAAAGATTTGCCAGGTGTTCGTTATCATACTCTTCGTGGTGCTCTTGATTGTTCCGGTGTGAAAGATCGCAAAAAAAGCCGCTCTAAATATGGTGTTAAAAAACAAAAAAATTAA
- the rpsG gene encoding 30S ribosomal protein S7 produces MPRRRIIGQRQILPDPKLGSKLLAKFINILMRHGKKSIAEAIVYTALETLAQRSGKSYLEAFEVALDNVRPTIEVKSRRVGGSTYQVPIEVRPVRRDTLAMRWLVEAARKRGDQSMSIRLANELYDAVENKGAAVKKREDIHRMADANKAFAHYRW; encoded by the coding sequence ATGCCACGTCGTCGTATTATTGGTCAACGTCAAATACTACCAGACCCAAAGTTAGGATCTAAACTTTTAGCTAAATTCATTAATATTTTAATGAGGCATGGTAAAAAATCTATTGCTGAAGCAATCGTTTATACCGCACTAGAAACTTTAGCTCAACGTTCTGGTAAAAGCTATCTAGAAGCTTTTGAAGTTGCGTTAGATAACGTGCGTCCTACTATTGAAGTAAAATCTCGTCGTGTTGGTGGTTCTACTTATCAAGTTCCTATAGAAGTTCGTCCAGTGCGTCGCGATACATTAGCAATGCGTTGGCTTGTAGAAGCTGCTCGTAAACGAGGTGATCAATCTATGTCTATACGTTTAGCAAATGAACTTTATGATGCCGTAGAAAATAAAGGTGCTGCTGTTAAAAAACGTGAAGATATTCACCGTATGGCAGATGCTAATAAAGCATTCGCTCATTATCGATGGTAA
- the fusA gene encoding elongation factor G gives MARITPIVHYRNIGISAHIDAGKTTTTERILYYTGVNHKIGEVHHGAATMDWMAQEQERGITITSAATTCFWSGMAKQFDAHRINIIDTPGHVDFTIEVERSMRILDGVVMIYCAVGGVQPQSETVWRQANKYKVPRIAFVNKMDRMGANYLRVVEQLKTRLSAQPVPIQLAIGAEDKFTGIVDLVKMKAINWSEADQGVSFTYEDIPVAMQDEAEKWHQHLVESAVEISEELMEKYLNGEKISEEEIKSSLRQRVLNNQIILVTCGSAFKNKGVQAMLDAVIEYLPAPTDIATINRVLNVNNMAVEIYDKRHSSDQEPFSALAFKIATDPFVGNLTFFRVYSGMVSSGDIVLNSVKDKRERFGRIVQMHANKREEIKEVRAGDIAAAIGLKDVTTGDTLCDPSVPIILERMEFPEPVISVAVEPKTKTDQEKMGFALGRLAQEDPSFHVWTDEESGETIIAGMGELHLEILIDRMHREFNVTANVGKPQVAYRETIRITVEQEGKFIRQSGGRGQFGHVWLRIEPMEPGGKGYEFINKIVGGVVPKEYLAAIDKGVQEQLNSGVLAGYPIVDVRVTAFDGSYHEVDSSEMAFKLASSIAFKEGFMKAKPVILEPIMKVEVETPEDYMGDVIGDLNRRRGIISGMDNTLTGKTIRAQVPLSEMFSYATDLRSQTQGRASYSMEFMKYYEAPNHITQAIIEKRHTK, from the coding sequence ATGGCTCGGATAACACCTATTGTACACTATCGTAACATTGGTATTAGTGCACATATTGATGCTGGGAAAACAACGACAACTGAACGTATTTTATACTACACTGGTGTAAATCATAAGATCGGTGAAGTTCATCATGGTGCAGCTACTATGGATTGGATGGCTCAGGAACAAGAACGTGGTATTACAATTACTTCCGCTGCTACTACTTGTTTTTGGTCAGGTATGGCGAAACAGTTTGATGCTCATCGCATTAACATTATTGATACTCCTGGACACGTTGATTTTACAATAGAAGTAGAACGTTCTATGCGTATACTAGATGGTGTAGTAATGATTTACTGTGCTGTTGGTGGAGTACAACCACAGTCAGAGACTGTATGGCGTCAAGCAAATAAATATAAAGTTCCGCGTATCGCATTCGTTAATAAAATGGATCGTATGGGTGCTAATTATTTACGCGTTGTTGAACAGCTTAAAACTCGTCTTTCTGCTCAACCAGTACCTATTCAACTTGCCATTGGAGCAGAAGATAAATTTACTGGGATTGTTGATTTAGTAAAAATGAAAGCTATAAATTGGAGTGAAGCTGATCAAGGTGTAAGTTTTACTTATGAAGATATTCCTGTTGCAATGCAAGATGAAGCTGAAAAATGGCATCAACATTTAGTTGAATCGGCAGTAGAAATATCCGAGGAGTTAATGGAAAAATACTTAAATGGTGAAAAAATTTCTGAAGAGGAGATTAAATCTAGTCTCCGTCAACGAGTTTTAAATAATCAGATTATACTGGTTACTTGTGGTTCTGCCTTTAAGAATAAAGGTGTACAAGCGATGTTAGATGCTGTAATAGAATATCTACCAGCTCCTACTGATATCGCTACTATTAATCGTGTTCTAAATGTTAATAACATGGCAGTAGAAATATACGATAAACGCCACTCTAGCGATCAAGAACCATTTTCAGCGCTTGCATTTAAAATTGCAACTGACCCGTTTGTTGGTAACCTTACTTTTTTCAGAGTATACTCAGGTATGGTTAGTTCTGGAGATATAGTACTGAACTCAGTTAAAGACAAACGTGAGCGTTTTGGCCGTATCGTACAAATGCATGCTAATAAACGTGAAGAGATAAAAGAAGTTCGGGCAGGCGATATTGCTGCAGCAATAGGTCTCAAAGATGTTACTACTGGAGATACCTTATGTGATCCATCTGTACCTATTATTCTTGAACGAATGGAGTTCCCTGAGCCTGTAATTTCAGTTGCTGTTGAACCTAAAACTAAAACTGATCAAGAAAAAATGGGTTTTGCTTTAGGGCGTCTTGCACAGGAAGATCCATCTTTCCACGTATGGACAGATGAAGAATCTGGAGAAACCATTATTGCTGGTATGGGTGAGCTACATCTTGAAATTCTAATCGATCGAATGCATCGTGAATTTAATGTAACAGCTAATGTTGGTAAACCACAAGTAGCTTATCGGGAAACTATCCGTATTACTGTTGAACAAGAAGGTAAATTTATTCGTCAATCAGGTGGTCGGGGTCAATTTGGTCATGTATGGTTACGTATAGAACCAATGGAACCAGGAGGTAAAGGGTACGAATTTATAAATAAAATTGTTGGTGGAGTAGTTCCTAAAGAATACTTAGCAGCAATCGATAAAGGTGTTCAAGAACAGCTCAATAGCGGCGTTTTAGCAGGTTATCCAATAGTAGATGTCCGTGTTACTGCTTTTGATGGGTCTTATCACGAAGTAGATTCATCGGAAATGGCATTTAAGCTTGCAAGTTCTATAGCTTTCAAGGAAGGATTTATGAAGGCTAAACCAGTTATTCTCGAACCAATAATGAAAGTGGAAGTCGAAACCCCTGAAGATTATATGGGAGATGTAATTGGTGACTTAAATCGTAGACGTGGTATAATTAGTGGTATGGATAATACTTTAACTGGTAAAACTATTCGTGCACAGGTACCATTATCAGAAATGTTTAGTTATGCTACAGATCTACGTTCACAAACTCAGGGTAGAGCTTCTTATTCTATGGAATTTATGAAGTATTATGAAGCACCAAATCATATTACACAGGCTATTATTGAAAAACGTCACACTAAATAA
- the tuf gene encoding elongation factor Tu, producing the protein MSKEKFKRTKPHINVGTIGHVDHGKTTLTAAITSVLAKTYGGNALAFDQIDNAPEEKARGITINTSHVEYDTQTRHYAHVDCPGHADYIKNMITGAAQMDGAILVVAATDGPMPQTREHILLARQVGVPYIIVFINKCDMVDDEELLELVEIEVRELLSQYDFPGDETPIIRGSALQALEHNENWTSKIIELSEALDRYIPEPERAIDKSFLLPIEDVFSISGRGTVVTGRVERGILKVGEEVEIIGIKDTTKTTCTGVEMFRKLLDEGRAGENIGVLLRGTKRDDVERGQVLAKPGSIKPHTKFTSEVYILNKEEGGRHTPFFKGYRPQFYFRTTDVTGTIELPKDVEMVMPGDNIKMIVNLIAPIAMDEGLRFAIREGGHTVGAGVVTNIIE; encoded by the coding sequence GTGTCTAAAGAAAAGTTTAAACGTACCAAACCACACATTAACGTAGGTACTATAGGCCATGTTGATCACGGTAAAACAACTTTAACAGCAGCTATAACTTCAGTTTTAGCTAAGACTTATGGTGGTAATGCGCTTGCTTTTGATCAAATAGATAATGCTCCAGAAGAAAAAGCACGTGGTATTACCATTAATACTTCTCATGTTGAGTATGATACTCAAACACGTCATTATGCACATGTAGATTGCCCAGGACATGCTGACTATATAAAAAATATGATTACTGGAGCTGCACAAATGGATGGAGCCATTTTGGTTGTAGCTGCAACTGATGGTCCAATGCCTCAGACACGAGAGCATATTCTTTTAGCTCGTCAGGTAGGTGTTCCCTACATTATAGTTTTTATTAATAAATGTGATATGGTTGATGATGAAGAATTACTAGAATTAGTTGAAATAGAAGTACGAGAATTGCTTTCGCAATATGATTTTCCAGGAGATGAAACTCCTATCATACGTGGTTCTGCATTACAAGCATTAGAACATAATGAGAATTGGACTTCAAAAATCATTGAATTATCTGAAGCACTAGATCGTTATATTCCTGAACCAGAACGTGCGATTGATAAATCATTTTTATTACCTATTGAAGATGTTTTCTCTATTTCAGGTCGTGGTACAGTAGTAACAGGTCGTGTAGAGCGTGGTATTCTTAAAGTTGGTGAAGAAGTAGAAATTATTGGTATTAAAGATACTACGAAAACTACCTGTACAGGTGTTGAAATGTTTCGTAAATTATTAGATGAAGGACGTGCTGGTGAGAATATTGGTGTTTTGCTCCGTGGAACAAAACGTGATGATGTAGAACGTGGTCAGGTATTAGCTAAACCAGGATCAATTAAACCACATACTAAATTCACATCAGAAGTTTATATTCTCAATAAAGAGGAAGGTGGACGTCATACTCCTTTTTTTAAAGGTTATCGCCCACAATTTTACTTCCGTACTACTGATGTAACAGGTACTATTGAATTACCAAAAGATGTTGAAATGGTTATGCCTGGTGATAACATTAAAATGATTGTTAATTTAATTGCTCCTATTGCTATGGATGAAGGATTACGATTTGCTATCCGTGAAGGTGGTCATACCGTTGGTGCCGGTGTTGTTACTAACATTATCGAGTAA
- the secE gene encoding preprotein translocase subunit SecE, whose translation MISNTEALEKEKKRIQEIVKWFIVILLLIIAIVGNYFYRDLSLILRIVAIFFIITITGIVALMTEQGKLMIMFVREARIEVRKVIWPTRQETFYTTLIVAIVTTLMSLILWGLDSFLVSMVSFITSLRF comes from the coding sequence ATGATTTCTAATACCGAAGCTCTAGAAAAAGAAAAAAAACGTATCCAAGAAATAGTAAAATGGTTCATAGTAATTTTATTATTAATAATAGCTATTGTAGGTAATTATTTTTATCGAGATTTAAGCTTGATATTACGAATAGTAGCTATCTTTTTTATAATTACTATTACAGGTATTGTTGCTCTAATGACTGAGCAAGGTAAGTTAATGATTATGTTTGTACGTGAAGCACGTATTGAAGTACGTAAAGTTATTTGGCCAACTCGCCAAGAAACTTTCTATACCACTTTAATAGTAGCTATAGTTACTACATTAATGTCACTTATTCTTTGGGGGCTAGATAGTTTTCTAGTCAGTATGGTATCTTTTATTACCAGCCTGAGGTTCTAG
- the nusG gene encoding transcription termination/antitermination protein NusG produces MSEDSQKRWYVVQAFSGLEGRVAQSLREYIKLHATKKFFGEVMVPTEEVVEIRCGQRRKSERKFFPGYVLVQMVMNDSSWHLVRSVPRVMGFIGGTSDRPAPISDKEVHAIMNRLQQIGDKPRPKTLFEPGELIRVNDGPFADFNGVVEEVDYEKSRLKVSVSIFGRATPVELDFGQVEKG; encoded by the coding sequence ATGTCCGAAGATTCTCAAAAACGCTGGTATGTAGTTCAAGCGTTTTCCGGTTTGGAGGGACGAGTAGCACAATCCCTTCGTGAATATATTAAATTACATGCTACAAAAAAATTTTTTGGGGAAGTTATGGTACCAACAGAAGAAGTTGTTGAAATTCGTTGTGGCCAACGTCGTAAAAGTGAAAGGAAATTCTTTCCTGGTTATGTGTTAGTACAAATGGTAATGAATGATAGTAGTTGGCATTTAGTACGGAGTGTACCGCGTGTCATGGGTTTTATCGGCGGTACATCAGATCGTCCTGCACCTATTAGCGATAAAGAGGTTCATGCGATCATGAATCGTCTACAACAAATAGGTGATAAGCCACGTCCTAAAACACTATTTGAGCCAGGAGAATTAATACGTGTTAATGATGGACCATTTGCTGACTTTAATGGAGTAGTAGAAGAAGTAGATTATGAGAAGAGTCGCTTAAAAGTATCAGTTTCTATTTTTGGTCGCGCTACTCCTGTAGAACTAGATTTTGGTCAAGTAGAAAAAGGTTAA
- the rplK gene encoding 50S ribosomal protein L11 has protein sequence MAKKIQAYVKLQIAAGMANPSPPVGPALGQQGVNIMEFCKHFNVKTESFEKGLPIPVVITVYSDRSFTFVTKTPPAAILLKKAAGIKSGSSQAKIEKVGKVTHSQVREIAETKAADMNSSNVEAMYRSIIGTAFSMGLVVEG, from the coding sequence ATGGCCAAGAAAATACAAGCGTATGTAAAACTTCAAATTGCTGCAGGTATGGCAAATCCTAGTCCACCAGTAGGTCCAGCCTTAGGTCAGCAAGGCGTTAATATTATGGAATTTTGTAAACATTTTAACGTTAAAACGGAGTCTTTTGAAAAAGGTTTGCCAATTCCTGTTGTTATTACTGTCTACTCTGATCGTTCGTTTACTTTTGTTACTAAGACTCCACCAGCTGCGATTTTATTAAAAAAAGCAGCTGGTATTAAGTCTGGTTCTAGTCAAGCAAAAATAGAGAAAGTTGGTAAAGTAACTCATTCTCAAGTTCGTGAAATTGCTGAAACCAAAGCTGCAGATATGAACAGTAGTAATGTCGAAGCTATGTATCGTTCCATTATAGGTACTGCTTTTTCTATGGGTCTGGTAGTAGAAGGTTAA